CGACCTCCTGCGGCCACCGCGCGGTGCCGAGGACGAGGGGGCGGGCGAACGGAGGCGCCTTGGGCAGTTCGCCGTGCTCGACGGACCCGATGTCGAAGCCGGCAGCCTCGATCGAGTCGAGGGTCGGGCGGTTGCATTCACAGCAGACCACCAGGCGGTTGAACCAGTTGAAGCGGTCCTGGGTACGGGCGAGCTGCGGGTCCCGGGAGCGCACGTGTTCCAGGAAGAGCAGCTGTCCGCCGGGACGCAGTACTCGGCCGATCTGGCGCAGGGCGCGCTGCTGGTCGGCGACGCCGCACAGGACCAGGGTGGAGACGACCGTGTCGAAGCTGTCGTCCTCGAAGGGGAGGTCCTCGGCCGGGGCGCGGAGCACGGTGGTGTGCGGTGCCGCTGCTCGGACGTGTCGGTCGAGTCGGCGGAGCATCGCGGCCCCGGGTTCGGTGACGGTCAAGGAGCGCACGGCGGGGCCGTACAGCTCGAGATTGGCGCCGGTCCCGGCACCGATCTCCAGGACTTCGCCGGTTGCCCGCGCGATCAGCCGGCGCCGCCGCTCGCGCAGCCCCGCCTCCTCGGCCCGGGCCATGGCACGGTCGTAGACCAGTGCGAAGAACGCCGTGTGGATGCTCATGGCTGCCTCGATTCGTCACCACCGGGCTCACGCGCCCGGTACACCTTCGACGCTACGGACCGGGGGCGGGCATCGCGTGGGGCGGTTGCCCCATCTTTCGCGGCGTCCTCACTCGGTGGCCGCCTCGGCCTGCGGCAGCAGCCCGTGCTCCAGGGCGAAGAGGCAGGCGCCGGCGCGGTTGGAGGTGTCGATCTTGGCGTAGATGTGCTCGACGTGGTTGCGGGCGGTCTTCGGGGAGATGACCAGGCGGCTCGCGATCGCCTTGTTGGAAAGGCCGCGGGCCAGCAGCCGCAGCACGTCGACCTCACGGCCGGTCAGACCGGCGGGTCCAGTGGTTCGACGGGGGACGCGATGGCCCGCTGCGGCAAGCACCGACGTGACGGCC
The Kitasatospora paranensis genome window above contains:
- a CDS encoding class I SAM-dependent methyltransferase, with amino-acid sequence MSIHTAFFALVYDRAMARAEEAGLRERRRRLIARATGEVLEIGAGTGANLELYGPAVRSLTVTEPGAAMLRRLDRHVRAAAPHTTVLRAPAEDLPFEDDSFDTVVSTLVLCGVADQQRALRQIGRVLRPGGQLLFLEHVRSRDPQLARTQDRFNWFNRLVVCCECNRPTLDSIEAAGFDIGSVEHGELPKAPPFARPLVLGTARWPQEVDAPSPRPHGTTRTRTREAP
- a CDS encoding response regulator transcription factor, which gives rise to MIEPRPHRDALTAPQAAAELRAEAAAGRLDAEAVTSVLAAAGHRVPRRTTGPAGLTGREVDVLRLLARGLSNKAIASRLVISPKTARNHVEHIYAKIDTSNRAGACLFALEHGLLPQAEAATE